Part of the Triticum urartu cultivar G1812 chromosome 2, Tu2.1, whole genome shotgun sequence genome, GAAGACAGTGTAAGCAAAGATGGGGAAATTCTCTAGCTGAGACTGCATCTCTACTGCCAATATTTTTTAGCAAGCAAATTCTCAACGGAAAGTCCACTGCTTTGTAAATCTtcttggcatcctgaagatctaAATTTCGAATTCGGTAGAGAGCGCCTTGCTTTCAGTTTATTCTTGAACTTGTTTGTTTTATGTTGTGGCACCATTTACTCCATGGTAGTTCCCTGTCGGAATAACTTAATTTTTCATTAGACACAGTCCTAAGCTTTTTACATGAAACAAAACATAATAAAATATAAGGTATGTGTTTGATCTAACCTGGCAGTCCACCATGACGAAAACCAGTTCAGGTAGTGTTCCTGCTTTTTGTCTTATGAATTCTCATACCCTAGGAATTCGTCCAAGGACCATCGGAAGATCAGAATTGCGGCTAATGTCCCTTAAGAGGTGTGTCGTGCATGTCTATAGTTTTTTGGCATGCACAAAATATTTGGCAAATTGCAAAACAAAAATTACTATTTTTCCTGAATGTACATTTTTTTATAAAGTTCAATTGTTGGCAATTAGAAGCAATATAGCCAGACCTTTTTCACTATTGTTACTGAATTTCTTTGTAACTTGATTAAATAATTCAGGAGCGTACGCATTGTGCAAGCTGTAAGATGTACCTATTCAAAACAAAACCGAACTGTCCTCTTGCGTATAAACCTTCAACTCTCAATAAGATCGTAGTGCACTATAGGAACTGTCATTTTTCTGGGATGAAAGTTCTGTTGTAAGAACTGACCAATACATCAGGGCAAAACTTCTGTGAACCTTGCAAAAAATCTGCTCCTGCCCGTTTGATTGCAACATCTGCCCCCGCCGCCCTAGAAAGAGAGAGTTTGTTGTGTGTGTACTTGTGATGATGGGGAGGTGGGCACGAACGCGTGGACTGCAGCCCGGAATACCTTTGGCGTGCACCGGGACGCGGACGCAATGAAACCCACGCTGCACGACCTCGGTGGAGATTGAAGGTTTTGGGACAAGGGGACATTGGCGGCGGCAAAAGACCACATGTGGTCGTCCATGATCTTGGGCTGGAGGCGGCAGAGAGGCCCGACACGATGTGCATCTCCCAAAGCATGCCCACCCGCCGCCGCATCCTGGAGCATGTAGCCACATCACGCCTACTTTGACGTCCTCTGATGTTGCGGCTCGACGGCTATTCATTCACGGCCTCGGCCATGGTGGCGCGATAATCCATTGGGCCACTTCGATCAAGGGTGGAGACTGGAGAGATCATCGGTGGTCGATAACGGCGAGGGCTGGTGGCAATGGATGGTGCTTGTTCGGTGCCGAGGGATGAAGGCGGCAAAAGGATGAATTCCCTTTTTCTCTGCCCCTCTCTTGTTGCGTTGGGGAGAGAAGATGGGGGTGGAGGTAACGTTGGGAGGGACAGGACCTTGGCGGTTGGccgggaaggggggggggggggggggggggggtaaggCCGCCGGAGAGAAAAGAGACTCCAGTGGAGCTCctctttctctccatctctctctctctctcaagatTATTAGGGAAGGAGCGATGGACTGGGGTGGATAGTGCTCTAGATTATTCGGTGGCCCTCAGCGGCAGATCCTTGAAAGAAAGTTAAAAGAAGTCTTTTTTTTTTTGCATACAACGTGTCAGCCTAGGAGTGAGCACCCACCAGCGCCTCAAATGCATGGCATGGGCTATAGCTTACCACTTTAATTCTTTCATATATTAGAAGTAGACAAATGCAAATGTCCATAGTAATAAACTTGTGGTCACAAGATTGCTAGCTTAAAGTTTGCTAGATTATGTAAATGGGTAATTTTGTTGCCTGCTTTTTAGGTTTCCATAGTATGACTCATTCTACATAATGGCAGGCAAGAAAAAAAAATAGCTTGACTATTCCATGCACAACTATTCTTTCATCGAATGAGACCGCGGATCTGAATTAGGTCCTGACAAATGCCATTAGGATATAAGAAGTGTTGTGTAATGCCACACAGAGCATGTTCAAAAAATATcgtccgttgcaacgcacgggcatttgtactAGTCACAATCATTTATCGATTAGTACATAGGAGGTTGAGAAAATTTTGCTTGATCGTGAGCTAGCTAGCTTATCCATGCAGGCATGCACACACCTCAGTAACATGGTTGTTTGTGTATGCACTAATGCACACACGGAGATAGGCCGACTCACGGCTGAACGAGGATTGCTCCTCTGATCAACGCGCAACCCGCAGAGTGGAAACAACACAtatatataccaatataaaaGGACCCAAATGAGTAAATCCAAACCATCTCGACCGTCAAATCATGTTATTTAGCGGTTCAAATCGCTTCAATGTTGAGCACCAAACACGTTTAACGCTTCAATTATCCACCACTGCCGTTGGTTATAAACACGTTTTGACTTAACATTATCCCTTGAAATCTGTCATGTAATTAATATCTTATCATTTCGGTGAAAAAGTAATTGACATCTTACCAAATACCAACATGCAACAGATATATCTTATCTAATATAACGTGCAACTAATATCCTATCTAATATAAACGTGCATTGCACATACATTATTACTAGTCAACACAAGTGAAAAACGGCAAAAGAAAAGGCTTGCAGGGTAAAAAAACAAAACAACCACAGCAACAACACACAAGTGAAAAGCAGAATTGAGGAAGCACCAGACTACAATCAATAATGATGTCACTCAGATGTGGCATAACAATGTCTCATCTAGATAAGACTTACACGAACCCATTTTACTTCCTCAAGTATCGTGTAATGAAGCTAAAGACATCCTTCCTCAAATTAGTTGGACTTCAATCATTACCCAATTGTGCCCGTGCTGACTTTCTATACATGTGAAATTTAACATGCATTGTTTATATACAACTCCAGCAAAATATTTCAAAAGCCCGTGCATGGCATTCTACTAGTAGCATGTAGGACTACAGTTCGACGATGGCCAATCGGGTGCACAACGTCGACTGCATAGCAGGCTTATCAAGATGCATAGCATCATCATCAGCCTCAGAATTAGACTCCTTTTTCCCACCGTTCTCCTTCTCCTTATCTGCGAAAGAATTGTTCAGGGCGACGTGTAAATTTACACATGTACAGAAAGACTTGAAGTTAAGTGATTGAGAGACCGATGTATAAAGAGAAATGCCCTTACCCTCCTCTGAGACTGTGTTGGTCATACCCTCAATCGCAGCGTTCATTACATCAAGGTTCTTGCATGATGCAACATCCTTTTCACAAAAGTCTAATCTCTCCTCGACTTGTTCCCGCATCTTCTCACCGAAAATGGAGCTACTCATATCTGGAATTCATAACCCAGTGAGGAAAACAAACAGAAAGGGCAGTCAGGATGTTTAACCTTTGCAAACAAAGTCCTTCAACTAACCTGAATAACAGTCAATGCGTGAAGCCATTGAGCATTTGCTTGCCAGGTATCTTGCCATTCTTCCCTTGTTCTTCGTCGATGCACGGCCAATGAAAGATGAGTGGAATATGTGGCCATACTTCGGTGTGTTTCCACCTGTTCTAAGAGCTCTGCAGTAAAATTAGGAAATCAATCACAACATATCAGAAACATAGAGGACAAAGTCTGAATACTTGACAAAACAGTTAGTGAGTATAAGGACAATCACAAATAAGAGAGCACAGCTTGAGAAAATAAGACGTGGGAATACATAAGGAGACCATTCGGTCACAGTTACCTTCTCAGCGCCTTCTCAGCACCTAGTATCTGGAGAGAGGAGGAAGGTAATTTTGCAAGATTCGAAAGACTGCCAGCATGAGAAATTAACTGGGCTCCAACCATTTCGCCAATCAATGACGTCAGATttggtgcaatatcattcatctTTGTCACCAGATACTCATAGATATTTTTACGGTACTCAGATAGATTCATGACCCTTTGAGCAAACTGTTGGACAGTGATCAAATCAACTGGTGAAAGGTCCTGGCCTGGAAATAAAAAGAAGATTATGTAAACTAAGCAACCATGGCAACTACTGTGAAGCATACCAATTGTGAATATTCTTGTTACCCATAGATTCCTTTGCTGCTTCAACAATTTCTTTTGCCTTGTCCTCATCTCCAATCAGATCTGCTAAAGCTGGAATGTCTTTCTCTGACAAATCAGATTTGTTTACTACAAAGTTGGCAAGCTTAGCATAAAGGTAGTTGTCATTCACGATTTTGATCAGCTCAGGAAAATGCCATCCATACCACTCCCTGCATCATGGTTAAGCAACAATTTAATACAACCATGCAACTAACACAACTACAGTGACAAATGTTCAAAACTAGTTACAGCGTCAACAAGtgtaaaaagaaaaggaaatgtCACTATACCCATCTAAAGCGTTTAGTGTTCCCCGCAAAGAAAAGAAAGCATACATGGTGTAGGATAACTGCACAGTCGATTAGTTAAAATTGATCTTTCATTACCATAGGATATATATTGTAAGATAGTACAGGGTACACAACGCTTGTGTCACAGTAAGCCGGGCAGTGACCTGACTGGACATGCAACTAACATAAAGTATTTGATCACGTGAATTGAGCCAATTTATCAAGACTTCGACACAATATGCAACTGAATCCACATAGTATAACTAGAGACTTGGGCTTAGGGTTTGTAATTATACTACCTCTTTTCCGGTTTATTAAGCCCATGCGTACCCCTAGATCAACAATTGACCAACACAATACAAGTTATATATTATAAAATTATGCCATTAGAAACTTCAAGTGTTGTATTTCCAATGGTATAACTTTTGTGATATATAATTCATATTGCATTGGTAAAATTGacaacctagagatatacacaggACCTATAAATGGGAAAGGAGTAGTAGCATATAGACCATATGATTGATGTCACTGATGTATAAAAAATCTGGTTACGAAAGAagaggtcatgcaaaggaaattAATCAAATTTCAGCTTTCTTTTTAAACTCATGTAATCAGAAAAGGGTGGCACAACCAATATACCGACAGCTAAACTGGAATTTTCTCACAAATGTTAACTCTAGTACCTATATCTAGAATTTTCTCAGGACTTCTATGTCGCCATCAACTTATCTATTTTGAGATAATCCAAGTCTCATCTCAACAGACAAAACAAAGAACCAGATAGTTAAATTAAGCAAATTAAGAATAAGATGAGGGACTAACCTCACTCTCATGGTGAAGAAATTGATACCCTTATCAAGTGTATCCAACAGAATGAGAGTTTGAGTCACCATGTTATCCGCACTTGCCCTGCTATAGTTCTCCACGTCATATGGCTGCAATCAAAAACCAACGGAACAGAGTTTACAAACAAGAACCAGAAAACACTATAAATAGCCTACAGATGGAATAGAACCCTTGAAGAACGATTAACATGTCAGCAATCAATTTGTGAGCTTCCAGGCAATTCACTGTATGATCTAGGTAAACTTAACTAGTGAAAGTGATGTGTCAACCATAATAAGGTAGTAATTGTCCAACTCTCTGCACCCACTTCATGCAAAATCATAGTTCATACCACCAGAACATTAAACTTTTTCATAGTTCATACCACCAGAACATTAAACTTTTTCATAGTTCATACCACCAGAACATTAAAAAATTCCACTGCTGTAGAATCCTCTAAAATCAAATACCCCAGCCACAACCCCACAACTCAGACCACACAGTGTTCTGTCCTACTGCACCTTACAGCTTCACAAGGCATGTTCCACGGTTCAATCTTGTATGGAACAATGTAAAACATCGAAACTAGACGCAAATGCAAATGCAAAATCCATCACCTTGAGTTGGTCAAACAACGGACCGAAGTGCAGCCGCACCGAGCCAAGCAGTTCCTGGATATAGTCATCGGACTGGCAAGGGATTCCGGTGGCCTCGGTGATGCGGGACCCGACCTTGGGCTGGGCAACGCCGACGGTGAACTTGCCCTTCTTCCACTCCTTGACCTTGGGCAGGTTGAGAACCAGGAAGTTTACCAACTCGTCGGTCGTGATCCCTGAGCCACCAAAAGAGCACCCATCACACGCAATTCGCTCGTCACGGGAGACATAAAGCAGGGAGGCTCGACACGAGGATTCCACCGGGGGAGGTGGGGGAGGATACGATACCTTCAGCGATGGCGTTGCACTGGTTGGTGGCGTCGGCGGCGGACAGGAAGGGGGTGAACCTGGCGAGCTTGACGGCCTTGCTGAACCGCTTGAGGTCCAGCAGGGTGGGGCGGACGGCGTCCACGGTCTGCCCGATCTTGCGGATGCCGGAGGCGTGGAAGAGCGCGTACCCCGACGCGGACTCGAAGAGCAGGTAGAGCGCCATCTCGCCCGCGCGCTTCGCCGGCGACGACGGCCGAGGGGTTTGGGAGGCGGGGGCGGGGAAGAGGCTAGGGTTTAGGCGGAGGGATGTGGGCTTAAGCTTCGCCGGGGCCTTACTTTTTTTTTCTCGAGTTGGACACCGGGGCCTTACTTATTATGGTGGGGTTTGCGTTGGCGCTACGCTGGCGAGTCTCGGCCGTCCGATTGGATTTATGCACGAATCCGATTCTCTGAGCGCTCGTGCGCTATCCTGATTGACATCTCTTGGAGGCCACGTTGGGATCGGCACCATCGCTCTATTCGGAAGAGACATCTTGGCTTTGGTTTAATCAAACGAATTGGATGGTGAAAGAACCGTCTAAAGTATGAGTTTTTGTATGGCAACTCGCACATACCTCTCTTCCTACAGGTTCAGTTTGCCATGAGAAACGATGCCGGCGACGTCCCCTGAGCCAGAGCTGGAGGCACACAAGAGGGTAAGAATGAACCAAGCTGAAAGCGGCACTGAGAAAGAACCTTAGAGGTGTGTTGATGTTGGAGAAGAACAAAGTCGACCCTAGACCTAGAAGGACGCGCGAGGAGAAAGTGGACTACCAATTGCGATGGCAGTGGGGCCAGGGCCCTTACGattccggggggggggggggcgggggggggggg contains:
- the LOC125535830 gene encoding nucleolar protein 56-like, with the translated sequence MALYLLFESASGYALFHASGIRKIGQTVDAVRPTLLDLKRFSKAVKLARFTPFLSAADATNQCNAIAEGITTDELVNFLVLNLPKVKEWKKGKFTVGVAQPKVGSRITEATGIPCQSDDYIQELLGSVRLHFGPLFDQLKPYDVENYSRASADNMVTQTLILLDTLDKGINFFTMRVREWYGWHFPELIKIVNDNYLYAKLANFVVNKSDLSEKDIPALADLIGDEDKAKEIVEAAKESMGQDLSPVDLITVQQFAQRVMNLSEYRKNIYEYLVTKMNDIAPNLTSLIGEMVGAQLISHAGSLSNLAKLPSSSLQILGAEKALRRALRTGGNTPKYGHIFHSSFIGRASTKNKGRMARYLASKCSMASRIDCYSDMSSSIFGEKMREQVEERLDFCEKDVASCKNLDVMNAAIEGMTNTVSEEDKEKENGGKKESNSEADDDAMHLDKPAMQSTLCTRLAIVEL